A DNA window from Engystomops pustulosus chromosome 6, aEngPut4.maternal, whole genome shotgun sequence contains the following coding sequences:
- the LOC140135030 gene encoding transmembrane protein 26-like: protein MEPQKVKSRVGRMWYMCTKILSAVFSRLLFALHGGIMVDIIVGYKEDEVYWCFLIGIVLLFIEMIVTLKMTKNGEWKWFSPMVFLYLCTIIPSIFVLELDGLDFRRNITNKTNDCDETPFKTRSKMVQVLEEVTILVLIVGRWLMPRGKMSRDQLAQLLLLYLALGADMMDILELMKEPTVKTNMTITVVGLCLFSWAIMQFTIVLTQTFSSPDIEADGSFHSLSGVKNCLQFLFCTNEIWSVIISVGMQDGPFLVYRLYLVTREGVFNESMTFFICKNILSVLIQTYRLIAFVCHESRKRMKFKQLQINLE from the exons ATGGAGCCGCAGAAG GTCAAAAGTAGAGTTGGCAGAATGTGGTACATGTGTACGAAAATACTGTCTGCTGTCTTCAGCCGTTTATTATTTGCTTTACATGGAGGAATTATGGTGGATATCATAGTGGGATACAAGGAAGATGAGGTCTACTGGTGTTTCCTCATTGGGATAGTTCTTCTGTTTATTGAGATGATTGTGACACTGAAGATGACAAAAAATGGAGAATGGAAATG GTTTTCTCCTATGGTGTTTCTATATTTATGCACTATTATTCCTTCCATATTTGTGTTGGAACTTGACGGCCTTGACTTTAGAAGAAATATTACCAACAAGACAAATGACTGTGACGAAACT CCCTTCAAGACACGCTCCAAAATGGTGCAAGTCTTGGAAGAAGTAACAATCTTGGTCCTGATTGTAGGACGTTGGTTGATGCCAAGAGGTAAAATGAGTCGGGATCAGCTTGCTCAGCTGCTTCTGTTGTACCTTGCTTTAGGTGCAGATATGATGGATATTTTAGAACTGATGAAGGAGCCTACAGTAAAAACCAACATGACTATAACTGTGGTGGGCCTGTGTCTATTCAGCTGGGCGATCATGCAATTTACAATCGTGCTGACCCAAACTTTCTCATCTCCGGATATAGAGGCCGATGGCAGTTTCCATTCGTTATCTGGAGTCAAGAATTGTCTCCAGTTTTTATTTTGCACCAATGAGATTTGGAGTGTGATTATCTCAGTGGGGATGCAGGATGGACCCTTCTTGGTTTACCGCTTGTACCTGGTAACTAGAGAAGGAGTGTTCAATGAGTCCATGACcttttttatatgcaaaaataTTTTGTCAGTTTTAATACAAACATACAGATTAATTGCATTTGTTTGCCATGAAAGTCGCAAAAGAATGAAATTTAAACAATTGCAAATAAATTTAGAATAG